Proteins encoded by one window of Vampirovibrionales bacterium:
- the prmC gene encoding peptide chain release factor N(5)-glutamine methyltransferase produces the protein MIRRCRKSVHRFIQRALGHLAMPSAQRQAETAILLECAGLSFEDVFKDPDASIHPERWATVRELLRRRLRDRVPVQYLAGKAGFYGLTLNVTPDTLIPRPETELLVEAALGFLQTRRGVSACDIGVGSGAIILALADRLRERPDLAFFASDVCPRALAVARHNARALSLTERITFAEGDLLSPFAGWRFDLIVSNPPYIDPALKPTLADEVTAHEPSLALFASEDGYDLYGRLLAQAPGFLTRGGALMIELGDGMRDGVLSLARRHGFGQTACLKDLSGHDRVLSLGVDDKD, from the coding sequence GTGATCCGTCGCTGCCGAAAATCCGTGCATCGCTTCATTCAGCGCGCGCTGGGGCATTTGGCGATGCCGTCGGCTCAACGGCAGGCCGAAACCGCGATTCTGCTTGAGTGTGCGGGCCTGTCTTTCGAAGATGTTTTCAAAGACCCGGACGCTTCGATTCACCCCGAACGTTGGGCAACAGTGCGCGAGCTGTTACGACGTCGTCTGCGCGATCGTGTTCCAGTGCAGTATCTGGCCGGAAAAGCCGGATTTTATGGCCTGACCCTTAACGTTACGCCCGATACGCTCATCCCGCGCCCAGAGACGGAATTGCTCGTCGAAGCCGCGTTGGGTTTTTTGCAGACGCGGCGCGGCGTCAGCGCGTGTGATATTGGCGTGGGCTCCGGCGCGATTATTCTGGCGCTGGCGGATCGCCTGCGGGAGAGACCAGACCTCGCCTTTTTCGCCAGCGACGTCTGTCCCCGCGCGCTGGCGGTCGCTCGCCACAATGCGCGCGCGCTCTCTCTGACTGAGCGCATTACCTTCGCCGAGGGAGATTTACTCTCGCCGTTTGCTGGTTGGCGCTTCGACCTGATTGTCAGTAATCCGCCCTATATCGATCCTGCGCTCAAACCGACGCTCGCCGATGAAGTCACTGCGCATGAGCCGTCGCTGGCTCTCTTCGCGTCTGAGGATGGGTATGACCTTTACGGTCGTCTCTTGGCTCAGGCCCCGGGTTTTTTAACGCGCGGGGGTGCGCTCATGATAGAGCTGGGGGACGGAATGCGCGACGGCGTTCTCTCTCTGGCCCGCCGCCATGGATTTGGTCAGACGGCTTGCTTAAAAGACTTGTCAGGACACGATCGCGTCCTGTCGCTCGGCGTCGACGACAAGGACTGA